One Prunus dulcis chromosome 7, ALMONDv2, whole genome shotgun sequence DNA segment encodes these proteins:
- the LOC117635549 gene encoding putative leucine-rich repeat receptor-like serine/threonine-protein kinase At2g24130 codes for MIGVQRVSLFNLLCLIIFLAVVLGQENAQTMRDKASLLSFKSAIVSDPQHALEDWNSLGVHVCNWSGIRCNKSRDQVVELDLSGRSLRGPISPAIANLSSLSILDLSRNFFEGHIPGELGSLFNLRQLSLSSNLLEGNIAAELGFLHKLVYIDLGSNRLEGEIPVTLFCNHSSSSLQYIDLSNNSLSGKIPLADGCKLKQLRFLLLWSNHLVGQVPAALANSSRLEWLDLESNMLSGELPLEIIQKMPQLQYLYLSYNGFVSHNGNTNLEPFLTSLVNASNFQELELAGNNLGGEIPPIIGNLSTNLVQIHLDANLLYGSIPPQISNLVNLTLLNLSSNLLNGTIPPKLCQMTKLERVYLSNNSISGEIPPALGDIPHLGLLDLSKNKLSGSIPDSFANLSQLRRLLLYENQLSGTIPPSLGKCINLEILDLSHNQISGVIPSEVAGLRSLKLYLNLSSNHLHGPLPMELSKMDMVLAVDLSSNNLSGTIPSQLGSCIAIEYLNLSVNSLEGPLPVSIGKLPYLQKLDVSSNQLIGEIPESLQDSLTLKKVNFSFNNFSGNVSSKGAFSSLTIDSFLGNVGLCGSIEGLPNCRKKHARHLAILSILLSLLITPIFCIFGYPLMHRSNLQRHLAIFDHGDLRDDEEEEKKELKYPRISYEQLIEATGGFSASSLIGAGRFGHVYKGVLQDNSVIAVKVLDLKTDGEILGSFKRECQVLKRTRHRNLIRIITACSRPDFKALVLPLMSNGSLERHLYSSHGLSHGLNLIQLVSICNDVAEGVAYLHHHSPVRVVHCDLKPSNILLDDDMTALVTDFGIARLVKGSGENIPTNDSTSFSSADGLLCGSIGYIAPEYGMGKCASIEGDVFSFGVLLLEIVTGRRPTDVLFHEGSSLHEWVKSHYPSRVDSIVQQAIDRCVPDSMPKQYNKIWWDVVLELIELGLMCTQYNPSMRPSMQDIAHEMGRVKEYISNPSSLLIEEVGLKVDAL; via the exons ATGATTGGTGTTCAAAGGGTTTCCTTGTTTAATTTGCTCTGTTTGATCATTTTCTTGGCTGTGGTTTTGGGCCAAGAAAATGCTCAAACAATGAGAGATAAAGCATCGTTGCTTTCTTTCAAGTCAGCGATTGTTTCGGACCCCCAGCATGCTTTAGAGGACTGGAATTCTTTGGGTGTTCATGTTTGTAATTGGTCAGGCATCAGGTGCAACAAGAGTAGAGACCAAGTTGTAGAGCTTGATCTTAGTGGAAGGTCTCTCAGGGGCCCCATTTCTCCGGCTATTGCTAATCTTTCTTCCTTGTCCATTCTTGACTTGtcaagaaacttttttgaaggTCACATTCCAGGAGAATTAGGCTCTCTGTTTAACCTTAGACAGCTCAGCTTATCTTCCAATCTTCTTGAAGGAAACATTGCTGCTGAACTTGGTTTTCTTCACAAATTAGTATATATTGATTTGGGAAGCAACCGGCTCGAGGGTGAAATTCCAGTGACACTTTTCTGCaatcattcttcttcttctttgcagTACATTGACCTCTCTAACAATTCTTTAAGCGGAAAAATCCCTTTAGCAGATGGCTGTAAGCTTAAACAGTTGAGGTTTCTTCTACTGTGGTCCAATCATCTTGTAGGTCAGGTTCCTGCAGCCCTTGCAAACTCCTCAAGACTGGAATGGCTTGATTTGGAGTCTAACATGCTAAGTGGGGAGTTGCCATTGGAGATTATACAGAAAATGCCACAATTACAGTACCTCTACTTGTCCTACAATGGCTTTGTGAGCCATAATGGTAACACTAACCTTGAACCTTTTTTAACTTCTTTAGTTAATGCCTCTAACTTTCAAGAGCTTGAATTAGCTGGAAATAATCTTGGGGGAGAGATACCTCCTATTATTGGTAATCTTTCTACCAATCTTGTACAAATTCATTTAGATGCTAATCTTCTTTATGGTTCAATTCCTCCTCAAATTTCAAACCTTGTCAATCTCACCCTGCTAAACTTGTCTAGTAACCTTTTGAATGGAACCATCCCACCCAAACTGTGCCAAATGACAAAGCTAGAAAGGGTGTATTTGTCCAACAATTCAATCTCTGGTGAGATTCCACCCGCTCTTGGTGACATTCCCCATTTAGGCCTTCTAGATTTATCCAAAAACAAGCTTTCTGGTTCAATTCCAGATAGTTTCGCAAACCTTTCCCAGTTAAGAAGGCTCTTGCTCTATGAGAACCAACTCTCAGGAACCATACCACCAAGTCTGGGAAAGTGCATCAATTTAGAGATTCTAGACCTTTCTCACAATCAGATTTCAGGGGTAATTCCTAGTGAAGTTGCAGGACTGAGGAGCTTGAAACTATACTTGAACCTGTCTAGTAATCACTTACATGGACCATTACCAATGGAGTTGAGCAAAATGGACATGGTGCTAGCAGTTGACCTATCTTCCAATAATCTTTCTGGTACAATCCCATCACAACTTGGGAGCTGCATTGCCATTGAGTACCTCAACCTTTCGGTAAATTCCTTAGAAGGACCTCTTCCGGTTTCAATAGGAAAGTTGCCTTATCTTCAAAAACTTGATGTATCTTCAAACCAATTGATTGGAGAAATACCAGAATCTCTGCAAGATTCTTTAACTCTGAAGAAAGTCAACTTCTCTTTCAACAACTTCTCTGGGAATGTGTCAAGCAAGGGGGCCTTTTCTTCACTCACCATAGACTCTTTCCTAGGAAATGTTGGTCTCTGTGGATCAATAGAAGGCCTGCCAAACTGCAGGAAAAAACATGCTCGTCATTTGGCTATTCTGTCAATTCTCCTGTCATTACTTATCACTCCCATCTTTTGCATATTCGGGTACCCCCTCATGCACAGGTCAAATCTCCAAAGGCACTTGGCAATTTTCGACCATGGGGATTTGCgggatgatgaagaagaagagaagaaagaactCAAGTACCCAAGAATCTCATATGAGCAGCTCATTGAAGCCACTGGTGGTTTCAGTGCTTCAAGCTTGATTGGTGCAGGCCGGTTTGGGCATGTCTATAAGGGTGTCCTTCAAGATAACTCAGTAATTGCTGTGAAGGTATTGGATTTGAAGACAGATGGAGAGATTTTAGGAAGCTTTAAAAGGGAATGCCAAGTCCTGAAGAGGACTAGGCACAGAAATTTGATTAGAATCATCACAGCCTGCAGTAGGCCGGATTTTAAGGCTCTTGTTCTGCCATTGATGTCAAACGGGAGCCTGGAGAGGCATCTTTACTCAAGCCATGGATTGAGCCATGGGTTGAACTTGATTCAGTTGGTGAGCATCTGCAATGATGTAGCTGAAGGAGTGGCCTATTTACACCATCATTCTCCTGTTAGAGTTGTACACTGTGATCTCAAACCAAGCAATATTCTACTAGATGATGACATGACGGCTTTGGTTACTGATTTTGGAATTGCAAGATTAGTGAAAGGCAGTGGTGAGAATATTCCAACGAATGACTCAACATCCTTCAGTTCAGCAGATGGCTTGTTATGCGGATCCATTGGCTATATTGCTCctg AGTATGGGATGGGAAAATGCGCTTCTATTGAGGGAGACGTATTCAGTTTTGGGGTCCTTTTGTTAGAAATCGTTACAGGAAGGCGACCAACCGACGTCCTTTTTCATGAAGGTTCAAGCTTGCATGAATGGGTAAAAAGTCACTACCCCAGCAGGGTTGATTCTATAGTTCAACAAGCGATAGATAGGTGTGTCCCAGATTCAATGCCTAAgcaatataacaaaatatggtGGGATGTTGTTCTGGAGTTGATTGAGCTTGGCCTTATGTGCACACAGTACAATCCTTCAATGAGACCAAGTATGCAAGATATAGCTCATGAAATGGGTCGGGTGAAGGAATATATCTCCAATCCTTCATCACTGTTGATTGAAGAAGTTGGCCTTAAAGTTGATGCCCTCTGA